Genomic segment of Caldanaerobius polysaccharolyticus DSM 13641:
TATGCTGTAACCAGGCAAAATCGCCTTTACAACCTCTGAAAACCGCTTCATGCCTGCTGGTACAAAGCCAATCCTGCTTTTTACTTCATCAACTCCCCATTCCCCCCATGCGGTGCCTGAAGCCAGCAATCCCAGAGGAGTTAAAAGTAAAACCACAATTGATGGAATAATAAGCTTTTTCATTTTTAAGCACCTCTCAACCTCTTAGATACGCCGTACAAAATGCTCTCTTCTCCCACCTTCTGCAGGTAAAATACTACCAGCGCCGTCATAACAGCTTCCGCAAAACCTGCTATGGTGAGATGAGGTAACATAATAGCAGGCACAGCCAGCTTCAAACCGTAGGGGAAATACAAAGGAGCGCCATTGGCATTGTGAAATAAAAGCGGCTGAATGCCCAGCTCCACAGCCGTAGCCAGCGCAGAAACATTTATGCCTGCATAAGATCCTATAGCCGACGCCACCACGTTATTGCACCTCAATTTAAGCGCCAACCTATATACGCCGTACCCTACAAAAGGCGCTAAAAAAGCTACATTAAAGCTGTTGGCCCCAATGGCCAATATACCTCCATCTCCGAAAACCAAAGACTGAATCAAAAGGGCGATAGTGAGGGATATGCTGGCTGCCCATGGCCCCATGGCCACAGCTAACAACGTAGCACCTAT
This window contains:
- a CDS encoding PDGLE domain-containing protein — encoded protein: MKKLIIPSIVVLLLTPLGLLASGTAWGEWGVDEVKSRIGFVPAGMKRFSEVVKAILPGYSIPGFDRNFFQLSVGYIFSAVVGIGLIFAVYKVLERVIVRNGKFSGEDHR
- the cbiM gene encoding cobalt transporter CbiM — its product is MHIPDGYLSPQTCAALGAAMIPVWAKAGKKVREAFEQRDIPVMAIGSAFAFTIMMFNIPVPGGTTAHAIGATLLAVAMGPWAASISLTIALLIQSLVFGDGGILAIGANSFNVAFLAPFVGYGVYRLALKLRCNNVVASAIGSYAGINVSALATAVELGIQPLLFHNANGAPLYFPYGLKLAVPAIMLPHLTIAGFAEAVMTALVVFYLQKVGEESILYGVSKRLRGA